Part of the Sulfuricurvum kujiense DSM 16994 genome, TGGGTCCCTGAAAACACTATTGTCCCTTTGACGTATGAGCATAAAGCCCTTATTTCTATCCTCAAGCAGACTCCTGTGCCTGAATCTTCCGGAGAAGCTACCCTAAATATCAGCCGTTTTTTCGCTACGTCGCAGGAGGGGCATAAAGTCGCCATAATATTTTCAGAAAATCCGAAATCTTTTCTCACTACTTTGCCGATCGGGATTCAAACGGCAATGATCTCTCCACTCAAGGAACCGCAGTGGGCAGATACGCTCAACCGAACCTATCCCTCCTATAAGGTTAAACAATCTCATCGATATTTTGATTACTATTACGTCTATCCCCTCTTTTTAGGATTTCTTTCGATGCTGGCGTATTTGTACGGACGCAATCAAAAAGGGATCCGATGAGTTTTTTGCATGCCGAATTTTTTGTCTGGATGGTTCTGCCGGTTCTTGTACTGTTTTATTTCTGGCAGACTCAAAAGTCCCCCCATTCCGCCGTATTCGGCGAAGCCGTTTTTAACCGCCTGCATGCGCCGGAAATTACGATGGGGCTGCGAACCAGAAATATTTTGTTTTTGATTGCCGCCCTTTTGCTGATCGCTGCTATGGCACAGCCTGTGATACTTCAGGACGAAGCGGCATCGGAGGGGAGGGCAGACGTATTGATCGCTTTGGATCTCTCCAAAAAGTCGCTTGAAGCATTTGAAGAAGAGAAACGAACGGCGATCAATACGATCCGACGTCTTAAGGGGGAGAATATCGCCGTATTCGGCTATGATACACGGCCCTATCGTATCACTCCCTACACGACGGATTCGGAAATGGCGGCGGCATTGGTCAGCGGGTTGGATTCTGAGGTCATGCGGCAGTTTAAAAGCGATAGCTCAGCGCTAGATAAATTCCGATCCGACGAGGGGATGATAATTATTATCGGAGATCCGACAAATGAGCATAATACCCGGCTTTCCGGGATTATTGAGAGGATAGAAAAAATCAAAACCGCTCAGCGCCTTTATGTTCATGTACCCCTTTTCTACTATCCTCTGGGACTGGCGATGGTGCTGATTTGGATAGCCCTCTCTTCGATGAGTAAACGGCGTAGCGTCCCCGCCGCCGCGATTTTAATGGCGCTTAGTATAGGGAATGTTTCGGGGCATGCGGGGATATTGGACTTTCAAATACTCAATAGCGGATATAGAGCATACGAAAAAGGCGATTACCTCCAAAGCGCACACTATTTCAAATCATACCAAAATGCTCACGACTCTCCTGAAATACGTTATAACATTGCCAATGCCCTTTATAAGGCCGGAGCGTATCGGGAAGCACTGTATTGGTATCGGCAGGTTCATACGAGCAACCCGCTTTTAGCGCAAAAAGCAGCCTATAACCTCTCTCTTTGCGAAGCCAAGATCCATATCGGGAGCAAAAGCGGTGAAAACCAAAAAAGGGATCGGGATGAGCCGATTTCACACGAAATTCAGCCACTACCGAAAAAGAGTCCTAACGAGATAAAGACGCGTCTTTATCCTATGTGAAAATTTCATAGAGTTTATTGGCACCTTTCATTTCACGGCGCAATTCGGCATAATCTTCATTTTTGAGAGCGGTTTTTAGCGTTTGCAGCTCCACTTCGAAGAGCTCGACCGCTTCGAGGACATTTTCACGGTTTTGGCGAAAGATATCCTCCCACATCGCCGGAGAACTTTTTGCCAATCGGCTCATCGATCTAAATCCCCCTGCGGCAAGGGTAAGGATGTTTTCTTTCTCTTCCTGTGCCAATACGGTATTGGCGAGTGCATAGGAGATGACGTGGGGCATATGGCTGATAAAGGCGGCATGGCGGTCATGCTGCGCGGCACCCATCGTGCGGATCTGCATCCCGATCGCCTGAAAAATACGAAGTGCCGTATCGCGCTGAGTAGCTCCGCTGTGCTCCAGATCACACAATACGACCACTTTTTCAGCGTACAGGCCTTCCAATGCGGCGCTCGGACCGAATTGCTCGGTTCCCGTCATCGGATGGGCGGCGACGACGTTTGAACGGATAACAGGGGGAATGGCATCGACAATGAGGGCTTTGGTACTTCCCAAATCGATCAATGTTTTATCGCTTCCGGCCAAATCGGTCGATTTTTGCAAGAATTCGATAACACCGTTGACGGGGATGGCCAGGAAAATGACATCACACTCTTGTTTCAGCTCTTCAAAACTCATAAACGATTCGACCAGTTTCCGTTGCAGCGCTATTTTCTGATGCTCTTCATTATGATCGCACCCGACGATAGAAGAGATAAAAGAGAGGTGTTTCAACGCCAGTGCCATTGAACCTCCCATTAATCCTAGCCCTACAATACCGATCTTCATGATTCCCCTTTGTGCAATATAGTGCTATTTTAGCCCTTTTAAGTTTAATTTACGCTCCAATTAATCGTTAGAGTGATAGAATGGGAGACTATTTTAACGCAATGGAAATTTTGGCTTGAAAACAATTACCCTCTCTTTGATAGTCGCAAGTGCATTAGTGCACGCATCTGCGCAAAACGTCCAATCGATCCACTATGACGGAATGGTTCATATTTCCGAAGCTGTCGCAAAGCGGCTTAATGAGGTTAAAGTCGGTGAGCCTTTAAATGCTGCCGCCGTTGATAAAACGGTTAAAAACTTTTTCGAGCAAGGCTATTTTGAAGATGTTTGGGCAGAGGAAGAAGAGGGGAAAGTCACTTTTCATTTCAAAGAGAAACCGACTATCTCTAAAATCGAGCTGAAAGGGTATAAAGAGAACGATGAAGAGGCAAAAAAAGCTTTGCTTCAAATCGATAAAGGTTCTCTGTATGATCCTAAAAGAGTCGAAGAAGCCAAAAAGCGGATTGTCGATGCGTTGAGCCAGGACGGTAAAATTGATTCGGTGGTCGAAATCGAGACCGAAAAGCTTGAAAACGGCAGTATGCGTGTTACCTTTATTGCCAATGAAGGGCAGGAAATTATCATTAAAAAGCTCACTTACGCGGGAGTTTTAACACAGGATTCCGAAGAGTTCGACAGCATGATCGCCAATAAAGAAGAGCAGTTTATGGGGTGGATGTGGGGACGTAACGACGGTAAGATGAAAGTGGCCGAGTTGCAGTACGACCCGCTCCGAATCCGCGATTTTTATATGCAGCGCGGTTTTCTCGATGCCAAAATCGACGAGCCGTTTGTAGCGGTCGATTTTGATCACTATACGGCCCAGATGAGCTATAACATCTTTGAAGGGGATGTTTACCGCGTATCCGATATTTTGCTGTTTCAAGATACCAAAGTGATTGACGATCAGGCGCTTCTGGACGTCATCACCTTGGAAAAAAACAAACCGTTCAATATCAAAACGTTCCGTGAGGATGCGGAGCGGATCAAGACAAAAATTGCCGATTTGGGATACGCTTACGTTCAGGTACAGCCCGATTTGAAAAAAGATAAAGAAGGGAAAAGCGTTGATGTCGTATACCGCATTATCCCGGGCAAAAAAGTACATATCCGTAAAGTGATCATTTCAGGGAATAACCGAACGCTGGACCGTGTAGTCCGGCGTGAGCTTTTCTTGGCACCGGGCGATCTTTATAGCTTGACAAACCTCAAAGACTCCCGTAATGCGATCGGGCGTACCGGATATTTTGAGAGTAATACGATTGAAGAGAAACGGATTGATGATGAGACGATGGATCTTATCGTCCAAACCAAAGAGGCACCGACAGGGAATATTCAGCTCGGTGGAGGATACGGGAGCTTCGGCGGTATCTTGGTCAGTGTGGCGGTGAGCGATCGCAATATTTTTGGTTCCGGGATCAATGTCGGGCTCAATCTTGAGAAATCTCAGCGTACCAGCAACTACTCTTTCAATATTTCCAACCCGCGTCTCAACGACAGTGATTTCAGCGGCAATTTTTCCGTCTATAACAGTTCGACCGAATACGATAGCTATAGCACCGATTCCAAAGGGATAAGTGTCGGAACGGGACACCGCTTTAACCGTTTTGTAAACGGCTATGTGGGGTACAACTATTCACAAAACAGCTACAGCGATATTGATCTTAATACGACAACGCTTGATCCACGCTATTACGAAAGCTACTCTAAAAGCTCTGTCGTCGTTTCGGCGACGTTTGACAATACCGATGACTATTACGTTCCGCGTGAGGGGATGACACTTTCGGAGAGTATCGAAATGGCCGGGGTCGGCGGGGATGCGGAGTTTTGGAAAAGCCGTACCACTTTCGGCGTCTATCAAGGGCTTCAGAAATGGACCGATTTTGACCTGATCCTTCGCTATAAAGCCCGCTTTAACTATGCCAGTGAAGGGGGCGGTTATCTCCCGCTGGGTGAGAAATTCTATATGGGGGGGATCGGTTCGGTTCGCGGATATCAAGCATACTCCATTTCACCGACAAAAGGGGTTGACAGAAACGGAGATCCGTATAAAATCGGCGGAACTCAAACGTTTTCCAATAACCTTGAGTTCAGTGTCCCTCTGGTTCCGGAAGCAAAAATGCGGGCAACGGCATTCATCGATTACGGTATGATCGGTGAGAGCAGTATAAGCGAGATCAAACGCGGAGGTTACGGGGTTTCTTTAGAATGGTTCAGCCCTGTCGGACCGCTTCAGCTTGTATTCGCCAATCCGATCGGCGATAAAGAGCACGATGATATCGCCCACTTCGAATTTACAATCGGGCAGAGATTTTAGATTATAACATCATCGGAGCCATACCCTATAAAGGGCACGTGAGCTCCGATTGTACGCTAACGCTAAGTTTTACCCTCTTCGTGGCACTAAGACTTCGGCAGTAGGCCCAAAATCACTTGTGATTTTAAAGCAATTACTTCATAACCTTCTAACTTAAGCAAATACCACCGACAGATTTTTAGGCAGAACGATATTTTTGAGCTGCTCGCGTGCCAGGTAGGTAGATTTTCCGCCGATAATTAATTGATTGCCCTCTAGGCTGAGTTCAATCTCAGAAGCATCGACCCGTGCCGCCAACAGGATATGCGAGAGCCACAATAGGGAACTTAGGGTATCGAGCGTAGCGTTGTCGGGCAAAAGTTTCCCATAACCGTCTTTGGGAATCAAGGATGAGGAACTGGCCCCTTTTTTAAATAGCAGAAGATGGGAGATCAAAGCCAACTGCGGATGGCTGAGACCGTAATCGAGTGCGCTCATGGCTAGATAGTGGCTATGGCGCTGATAGGCGTAGTAACGAATCCCGATTCCGATAGAGAGGAGTTTTGCGGCAATGGCAAGCTCATACCGATAGGACGGATCGATTTCCAGAGGAATATGCAGCAGTGCAAAAAGCCGTTTGCTTAAATGGGCACATTGCTGGGCGTGGGTACTGTGCTGGGCGTAGGTATCGAGAAGATATCGGACACTCGGGTTATAGTTAGCCGGAAATGTGTCCCCGGAATTACGGAGCATATCACTCAAAAATACCCCTTCTCGAACACCGACCCCGCTACAGATCAATGTTTTGGCCTGAATATGGCGTATGATACGATCCAAGATAAGGGTTCCGGGTTTTATGGTGTCGAAACGATCGGGTTTGATAAACAGCGATTTGAGTTTTTTGGGTGCGGCCTCCATTATTTGGCCTGCAAAACGCAAAAATGCAGTACTGTCGGTCGTATAGGCATGAAGTTTATTGAGAGGATATGACTCTTTCTTCATTAACGCACGGGAGAGGGCACGAAAGGTCCCTCCGACTCCGATGAGGGCTTCGGTTGAGAGGCTGCTAGGGAGCTGTTTTAGCGCTTCGTCAATATAGGCGATTGCACCGGGAATATTATCGGTATCGAAGAAGAGCTCTTTTATCCGTACCGTTCCGATATTAAGAGAGTAGAGCTGTTCTACTTTACCGTTACGCAGCAGTGCGAATTCGCTTGATCCGCCGCCGACGTCGACACTGAGCGCTTCGAGGGTCGGAGGGAGAAGATTGGCACAGGCTACACCGCCGAAATAGGCTTCTTTTTCACCGCTGATTACTTTGATCGACAATGAATATTCCCGACGTATCCGAGAGAGAAAAATATTGGCGTTAGGGGCATCGCGAACGGCCGAAGTAGCGACACAGAGAATCTTTCTCGCATCGAAAGATTTGGCAATGGATAAAAATTCGCCCAGTGCTAGAGCCGTACGGTCCATCGCATCAGATTGAAGATATCCGCCGTTTTTATAGGCGTTTTCACTGATGCGGACGGAACTCTTAACTTCGTGAAGGATATGAAAGGCGAAACGGCTTGTTTTTTGAAATACCGCCAGGCGCATGGAATTGCTTCCAATATCGATGACGGCGGTACATTTTGCCATTTACTCCTCTTCTTCCATCAGTTGTTTGTGTTTATAAAGAAGCTCTTGCATCGTTTCGACGTTGTCTTTATCCGGAATAATACAATCGACCGGACAGACGGCAATACAAGCAGGCTCATCGTAGGTTCCTACACATTCGGTGCAGCGGTCTGGATCGATGATATAAATCGGGTCGCCCTCTTCAATTGCATCCATCGGGCACTCTTCACGGCATGCGTCGCATGCGATACATTCATCGACTATTAGTAGTGGCATAGATTAAACCTCGGTGTTTATATATTGGTGGTTGCGCGATTTATAGCGAAACGAACCTTTGAGCATTTTTAAACGGTTTGCTTTTATCGTTGCGGAATGACGCAACACAGTTTCGAGGGGAGGATAAGGCGGGCACATGTGCCGTCGATTCCGTCCTCTCTATTTGTTAAAGTAATAGTAGCTCCTATCGCTTCTGCGGCACTTTTGGCTAAAAAGAGCCCCAACCCTACACCCGACTTGTTTCCTTGGCGTTTAAACGGTGCAAATAGATCGACACTCTCATCGATACCGCATCCCTCATCAATCACTTCGATAACGATCCCTACCCCGTTCATATGGCTTTGAAAAAGGATAGTTTTTCCCTCCGGAGTAAATTTGAGAGCATTCTGCAAGAAATTCTGCAAAATTTGATTGAGAAGGGTTACTTGCAATACGGCACTGAAAGCATCGGGCTCAAATCGGGTGAGGAGCGTTTTGTTTTCGCTGTTTGCCAAGAGCTTGAAATCACCTTCCCATTTTTTTAGGATTTGGATAATATCGGTTTGCACCGGGATTTCAAGTTGTGCCCCCTCTTGACGCCCGATATTGAGGATGTCGGCGACGATTTTATTCATCTCATCGACACTTTGATTCGTAATCTTGATGGCTTCGATGTACTCTTCGGGAGTCCGCTTTTTAATCAGCGTGACCTGATTTTTAAGTTTGATGACGGCGAGAGGGGTCTTAAGCTCATGTGCCGCACCGATGAAGAGCTCTTTTTGGTATTTGACGAAGTTTTGAATACGGGCAATGAGACGGTTGAGAGTCTCACCCAGAGGTTCAAATTCATCAGGGAGCTGTTCGACTTTGATAGGGCGGATCAAATGCTCGTTCATGTTGGCTAGCCGGCGGCTCAGTGCACTGATCGGAGCGATCAGCATTTTTGAAAACGCGATGGCATAGAGGATAATGACGACAAAACCGACGGCATTGATAAGATAAATCGAGTTCATGATTTTTCGGAGCAGCCGCTTGGTCGGGGTGATGTCACGGCTCACTTTCAGATACGACGAGTGTTCAAAGTCAAACGGGTAGATGAGCGTCAGCGTCGTGCTTTTGTCTTTATGGGTTGTTTCGTAAAAATCGAGGTGTTCATCGTTTTGGCTCAGGGTTATGAGCTCTACCGTAAGTCCCATCATAGTATCGGCATTATTCTGCTGGGTGGATAAAAGGGATTTATACGAGGAGATATTTTCGGCGTAACCGATCAGCTCAGCCTGTTTTTCGTCGTAAATCGATTGTTTGATAAAAAGATACAAAAAGGAGGAAAAAAGGATAACCAATGCCGCCGAAGCGACAATGAGTTGAAAGAGAAAGCGTCGTCTTATGCTTCTTTTGGAAAACAAAAGCGGTATCCTCGGCGGCGTACAGTTTCGATCGTAGTAATTCCGAGCGGTTTATCCATTTTTTGGCGGATTTGGTTGATTGCAACCTCGATAACGTTCGGAGTAACGAGTTCAGGCTCTTCCCAGATCGCATCAAGCAATTGCTCTTTAGAGACGATTTGGTCACGGTGACGGGCAAGGTGAGTCAATACTTCGAAAGGTTTCCCTTTAAGTTCGATCTCTTTTTCTTTATAGATGATTTTTTCCTCTTCAGGATTGATCGTCAAATCATCGATTTCGATGATATTGCTTCCACCGAAACGTAAGCGTGCTTCGATACGGGCGACAAGGACGTCAAAATCAAACGGTTTGCGGATATAATCATCGGCACCCGATTTAAGTGCTTCGATTTCGCTTTCGTTGTCATCACGTGCCGAGAGAACAACTACTACGGTTTTAGGCGTGTTGCTTTTAATGTCTGGGATGATATCGACGCTGTTACCGTCAGGCAACATCCAATCCATCAAGATTAGGTCATAATTACGGATATCGAGATAATATTCGCCGTCTTTTAACGTTTCAACGACGTCGCTTTGGTAACCAAATTCTTTGAGCCCTTCTGCAAGGGTTTTGTTGAGGGTTACTTCATCTTCAATGATCAGAATACGCATTCAGATTCCTCATTTACGGAAATTTTGCCGAAATGATACCACAGTTTTAGAATTTTTTAAACTTTTTTTCAATTTTTTTTAAAAAATGAAATTTTTTTGAACACCGACGGTGCAATTTGGAAGAATATTCGGTTTTCGGAAGGTAAGTGAAAGGGCATCGATTAACGGAAAAGAGAGCTTTAATTTTGCTGCGAGAACCTCAAGAGCAGTTTCAATCAGCTCAAATTGCTCCGTTTGTACGGTTGTTTCAATCATGCAGGCTATGTCGGCGTAATTGATGAAATTGTCGCCGGTGTAGGTATAGTCGATAGTGCAGTCGATTTGCACCTGTTGTGGGTCGGTACGCTCAAAATCGAGAATCCCGATGATCGCATCGAAGGTAAGATTCTCGATTAATATTTTCATGCGACCCGTTTCTCTTCCCCTTTGACAAGGCGGACAAAGTTGGGGATATGTTTATAAAAAAGGATAAAAGCGATAAAAAGTACCGGAGCGTGAAACATCGCAGGATAAAGGATAAATGAGGAGACGACAAGAGCGGCAAGCCCGAGCATCGAAGAAAGTGATGAGATACGGATTGTTTTGGCGGCAACCGCCCATACGACCAGAGCGATTACCGTCGGGACCGGAAGCATGACTGCCATAACGCCCATCCCCGTCGCAACCCCTTTGCCCCCTTCAAACCACATATACGGGCTAAAGCAGTGTCCGACAACCGCCAAGACGGCAACAAGCCATTGGGCGCTGTCGCTGAGTTCGAAGTATTTGGCGGCCAGGACGACAATAATCCCTTTAAGTGCATCGAGTGCGAGGGTTGCCGCACCCAGTTTTTTCGCGAGAGAGGGGTTGGTCTCTTTGACAACGCGCAAAACATTCGTAGCTCCGATGCTTTGTGATCCGGCTTCGGTAATATTGACTCCGGCGAACACTTTTGCCAAAATGAGTCCGAACGGGATCCCGCCCAAAAGATAGGCGGCGAGGTAAAATTGAACATTGAGATTAAATAAAAAATCCATTTGAGTCCTTGTTGTGGATAAACGAAGCGCTATTATAAATCACCGATGGTTACAACTGCCTAAAAAAGTGCTGAAGGAAATTTGCGCTTCAAGAAGCGGGTGGGCTGAGTAGGTTATAATAACCCTCTTATCAGCATAACAAGGATTATGGGTTTGAATACCGAAGAATTGAAACAAAAAATCATCGATTTAAAAAATCGCCTCAGTGTAACGGTCGTAGCACACTTCTATCAACGCGACGAAGTGTTCGAGATGGGGGATATTACCGGCGATTCGCTTGAGCTTGCCAAGCGCACTATGGCGGATGATAAAGAGTTCGTCGTATTTTGCGGTGTGGGATTTATGGGACAAAGCGTCAAAATCCTCAGCCCTGAAAAACGGGTCGTGATGCCGAAAGTCGCCTGCTGTGCGATGGCAAAAATGATCGACGGACTCTATTACGACCAGTCGATCGCTAAGCTAGAAGAAGCAGGAATCAAAGCGGACGATATTTTACCGATCACCTATATCAATTCCGATGCAGCCGTCAAAGCCCGTGTCGGGAAAATGGGGGGGATGGTCTGCACCAGTTCCAATGCGAAGATAATTATCACTAAGGCGCTGGGTGAGGGGAAAAAGATTTTATTCGTCCCCGATCGCTGTCTGGGGCAGAATATCGCTCGTCAGATGGGGCTGAAATCGTGTGTCATCGGAGACGGAACCGACCCCAAAGAAGCCGATATCATCTGCTACGACGGGTTCTGCTCCGTTCATCAGCTCTTCAGTGTAGAGGACATCGAGTTCTATCGCAATAAATATCCGGGGATTTTGATCGCCGTCCACCCCGAGTGTGATCCCGCTATCTGCGAGCGTGCCGATTTTGTCGGCTCTACCTCTCAGCTGATCAAATACATCACGGAACTTCCGGCGAATCAAAAAGTGGCAGTCGGGACAGAGTTTAATATGGTCAATCGCCTCCGTCCGAGTAATACCTATATCCTCTCATCGACGAAACCGGAGTGTCCGACGATGAACGAGACGACGTTGGAAGATTTGTATGCGGTTCTTAAATCGATCGAGGAAGGTGCGCCGATCAATGAGATCGAGGTGGACGAAGATACGGCACACTGGGCAAAAATCGCGTTAGAGAGGATGATGGCGTTATGATCGAACAATTTATCCGTGAAGTCTTGGCCGAAGATGTAGGGCGTGGGGATCTATACGCACGGGTATCCGATGCGGTGAGCGCCAGTGCGAAGATTATCGCCAAAAGTGACGGAGTGATTGCGGGAGAAGCATATCTGAAGGTATTGGCGGAGATCGAGAAATTTAACATCATATGGCACAAGCATGATGGCGATCGATTTGTAAAAGGGGAGGTATTGATGGAGTTGAGCGGCGATTCCCATACCCTTCTTCGGATCGAGCGGACTCTTCTAAACATGCTTCTTCATGCCAGTTCCATTGCGACACTGACCCGCAAATACGTCGATTTGATCGCACCGTACGGGACGAAACTCCTCGACACCCGTAAAACCCGTCCGCTCTTGCGCAATTTTGAAAAATACGCCACCCGTATCGGGGGGGCGACAAACCACAGAATGGGGCTGGACGATGCGCTGATGCTCAAAGACACCCACCTCAAAACGATCACGAATTTGGAAAGTTTTATGGAAGAGGCGCGTAAAAAAATCCCCTTTACCTCCAAAATCGAGATCGAGGCCGAAGATTTCGAGATGGCGGCCCATGCGATGCGTTGCGGCGCCGATATCGTCATGTGCGACAACATGACCGTCGAACAGCTTACTGAAGTCGTTAAATACAAATGGGAACACCACAGCGGCGTATTACTCGAAGCGAGCGGAAATATCACCTTAGAGACGATCGAAGCGTATGCTGCGAGCGGAGTCGATGCGATCAGTACGGGTGCTCTTATCCATCAAGCGAATTGGATTGATATGTCCATGAAAATGGATTAATCCGTGGCAGACGATCAAGAAAAGACCGAAGAACCCACCGCCAAGAAGCTCGAAGATGCCCGAGCCGAAGGGAACGTCCCCAAAAGTCAGGATGTTGTAGGGGTCGTTGTCCTTTTTGTCTCCATTTTGGCGGTTTTAATGATGTTTACGTTTATCGCCGATCGGATGCTTCATCTTTCCCAGTATTATTTTTCTTTGATGCGTCAGCCTCTGGACCGTGAATTGATGGTTGATTTGGCGGTAGTAACGATGAAAGAGTTCCTCATCATGGCACTTCCTGTTTCAATCATCGTAGCCGTTGCGGGAGTGTTCGGAACGGTAGCCCAGATCGGATTTAATTTTACGACAAAACCTCTGACACCCAACTTTTCCAAACTCGATCCGATCAAAGGATTCGCCAACCTTTTTACCCTCCAAAAAGGGCTTGAGTCGATCAAAATAACATTGAAGTCTTTTACGGCACTCGGGATCGGATTTCTCTATTTTTGGTATTTCGTTGAAGAACTTCCCACCGTTGCGCTGTTTACGCTACAAGATCAGATGGGATGGCTTAGGGACAAAGCGATCGTTCTGGCTTCGGTCATGCTTCTCATTATTTTTGTTTATGCCGTTATCGATCTTTTTTTGGTACGGAAACACTATTTTGACAAATTGAAAATGTCGCTTCAAGAGATCAAAGACGAGATGAAAAATATGGAAGGGGATCCGCATATCAAGGCGAAGATCCGTCAGATCCAGATGCAGGCGGCGAGAAAACGGATGATGACTTCGGTACCGACCGCCGATGTCGTTATTACCAACCCGACCCATTACGCGGTGGCGATCGTGTATGATGAAAACAAGCATAATGCTCCGGTAGTAGTAGCCAAAGGGGTGGACAATATGGCGATTCAAATCAAAAAGGTAGCGAGAGAAAACGGTGTCCACATCGTTCAGAATCCGCCGTTGGCACGATCTCTTTACAAAGAGGTAGATATCGATCATCCGATACCCGATATGTTGTTTGCCGCCGTTGCCGAGGTCCTTGCATATGTCTATAAAATGGGCAAAAAACGGAAAGGAAATAGCTGATGGAACGCTGGGTAGGGCTTCTTTCCAATAAAAAAGTCATTGCTTCCGTCTTTTTAGTCATTATGGCGATATTGGGAATCGTATTGTGGCAGCTGGAGAAAAAGGTAACTTCGCAGACACTGGAACGTTTGAGTGACCAACTCTCCTTGGCCATTAACAATCAGCTTGAAAAAGAGCGCTCCAGCGCATTGCGTTATGCATTGATCCTTTCTCAAAATACAGCCCTGAGCGATGCATTGGAACGAGACGATGAGGATAAAGGATTTAAAATCCTCTCGGAGGGGATGGAATCGATCAAAGTGCATACCGACTCACTGATCCGCTCTCAGGTTATTACCTCCGACTACGTGATTTTCGCCCGCAGCTGGGATAATTCGTATGCCGGGATGCCGCTGGAGTTTCACCGTCCCGATCTGCTCTATTTTCAAAACCATAAAAACCCCCGCTCCGCTATCGAAGTGGGACGAAAGCTGGGGGTTAAAGCGACGGTTCCGGTCTATCGAGATGACAAAATGCTCGGATTTGTGGAGGTTGTATCGTTTTTCGAATCGACGCAGGAGTATTTTGACCGTCTCGGGATCGATATGTATGTCCTGATGGATGTGAGATTTTACGATACGGCGGTGTTTATGCAGGAAAACCCTACCATCGCAAAAGAGTATATTCTTGCCAATCCGAAGTACACCCAGAGCGATTTGAAACTTTTAAACGGGATCGACTTTAAAACGCTGAAACATACGCACGTTGTTTTCAGCGGAGGGCGATATCTATTTTTCGAACCGATGAAAAACGGGGAAGGGGAGACGATCGGTGCGTTCGTTTTTTCCCTCTCCCCGAAGCAGATCAATGCCTATGCCCACTCCGATGAAGAGGATATTTCGTTTCTTATCCACCTTTCGCGCAACGAACTTTATGATGTGATGATAAAAAAATCGCTGGATGACGGACTGTTTCAAAGCGTATACGATAAAGAGCTGCTCTACCTCAAAGATACGGTTGCCCCTGAAGATCGGGAACTGTTTGTGCAAGAGGCCCATGAACGCCTCGATGCGTATTCAAAAGAGGAATTGATCGGAATCATGCTAAATTACAAGGTAACCAAAGAGATTAAAGGGGAGATACGATGA contains:
- a CDS encoding Ppx/GppA phosphatase family protein, with amino-acid sequence MAKCTAVIDIGSNSMRLAVFQKTSRFAFHILHEVKSSVRISENAYKNGGYLQSDAMDRTALALGEFLSIAKSFDARKILCVATSAVRDAPNANIFLSRIRREYSLSIKVISGEKEAYFGGVACANLLPPTLEALSVDVGGGSSEFALLRNGKVEQLYSLNIGTVRIKELFFDTDNIPGAIAYIDEALKQLPSSLSTEALIGVGGTFRALSRALMKKESYPLNKLHAYTTDSTAFLRFAGQIMEAAPKKLKSLFIKPDRFDTIKPGTLILDRIIRHIQAKTLICSGVGVREGVFLSDMLRNSGDTFPANYNPSVRYLLDTYAQHSTHAQQCAHLSKRLFALLHIPLEIDPSYRYELAIAAKLLSIGIGIRYYAYQRHSHYLAMSALDYGLSHPQLALISHLLLFKKGASSSSLIPKDGYGKLLPDNATLDTLSSLLWLSHILLAARVDASEIELSLEGNQLIIGGKSTYLAREQLKNIVLPKNLSVVFA
- the bamA gene encoding outer membrane protein assembly factor BamA, with the translated sequence MKTITLSLIVASALVHASAQNVQSIHYDGMVHISEAVAKRLNEVKVGEPLNAAAVDKTVKNFFEQGYFEDVWAEEEEGKVTFHFKEKPTISKIELKGYKENDEEAKKALLQIDKGSLYDPKRVEEAKKRIVDALSQDGKIDSVVEIETEKLENGSMRVTFIANEGQEIIIKKLTYAGVLTQDSEEFDSMIANKEEQFMGWMWGRNDGKMKVAELQYDPLRIRDFYMQRGFLDAKIDEPFVAVDFDHYTAQMSYNIFEGDVYRVSDILLFQDTKVIDDQALLDVITLEKNKPFNIKTFREDAERIKTKIADLGYAYVQVQPDLKKDKEGKSVDVVYRIIPGKKVHIRKVIISGNNRTLDRVVRRELFLAPGDLYSLTNLKDSRNAIGRTGYFESNTIEEKRIDDETMDLIVQTKEAPTGNIQLGGGYGSFGGILVSVAVSDRNIFGSGINVGLNLEKSQRTSNYSFNISNPRLNDSDFSGNFSVYNSSTEYDSYSTDSKGISVGTGHRFNRFVNGYVGYNYSQNSYSDIDLNTTTLDPRYYESYSKSSVVVSATFDNTDDYYVPREGMTLSESIEMAGVGGDAEFWKSRTTFGVYQGLQKWTDFDLILRYKARFNYASEGGGYLPLGEKFYMGGIGSVRGYQAYSISPTKGVDRNGDPYKIGGTQTFSNNLEFSVPLVPEAKMRATAFIDYGMIGESSISEIKRGGYGVSLEWFSPVGPLQLVFANPIGDKEHDDIAHFEFTIGQRF
- a CDS encoding prephenate dehydrogenase, which encodes MKIGIVGLGLMGGSMALALKHLSFISSIVGCDHNEEHQKIALQRKLVESFMSFEELKQECDVIFLAIPVNGVIEFLQKSTDLAGSDKTLIDLGSTKALIVDAIPPVIRSNVVAAHPMTGTEQFGPSAALEGLYAEKVVVLCDLEHSGATQRDTALRIFQAIGMQIRTMGAAQHDRHAAFISHMPHVISYALANTVLAQEEKENILTLAAGGFRSMSRLAKSSPAMWEDIFRQNRENVLEAVELFEVELQTLKTALKNEDYAELRREMKGANKLYEIFT
- a CDS encoding YfhL family 4Fe-4S dicluster ferredoxin, producing MPLLIVDECIACDACREECPMDAIEEGDPIYIIDPDRCTECVGTYDEPACIAVCPVDCIIPDKDNVETMQELLYKHKQLMEEEE
- a CDS encoding tetratricopeptide repeat protein; translation: MSFLHAEFFVWMVLPVLVLFYFWQTQKSPHSAVFGEAVFNRLHAPEITMGLRTRNILFLIAALLLIAAMAQPVILQDEAASEGRADVLIALDLSKKSLEAFEEEKRTAINTIRRLKGENIAVFGYDTRPYRITPYTTDSEMAAALVSGLDSEVMRQFKSDSSALDKFRSDEGMIIIIGDPTNEHNTRLSGIIERIEKIKTAQRLYVHVPLFYYPLGLAMVLIWIALSSMSKRRSVPAAAILMALSIGNVSGHAGILDFQILNSGYRAYEKGDYLQSAHYFKSYQNAHDSPEIRYNIANALYKAGAYREALYWYRQVHTSNPLLAQKAAYNLSLCEAKIHIGSKSGENQKRDRDEPISHEIQPLPKKSPNEIKTRLYPM